Below is a window of Neodiprion virginianus isolate iyNeoVirg1 chromosome 4, iyNeoVirg1.1, whole genome shotgun sequence DNA.
AAACACGCTCGTTGTTGACTGTTTTATAGCCGTCGGAAAACAACTCCACATCTTGATGGGAAATTTTCTCCTCGGTTTTTTCTatgttaaatttgaaaaggaTACCTCAACCTGCAATTCCGTTTCTGAGAAAGTTTCGGACGAAATTTGTGCGCCCAAGGattcaatttttgacggaGAAAGACATGTTTTAGAAACAAAGCTGCGAATCAATAACTAGGGGGTTTCAGAGAAAATTTCTGGAGGGTAAAAGGTTGCACGGGTTCATATTGGAAAAGTTTTAACGTGTAAAATTGTCCAAATATAAAGAACTTCGTATTTAAAAACGAGGCATGATTATTACTGTACGTGATCAAGGCATGTCATATCTAATcatcgttaaaaaatgaatgtatCCATGATTGTGGGCTGGTCGGCGAAAatgcaattatttatttacaacaaaaatCTCATACTGATGAGGTGAGAGACGCGATtgactattttcttttttaatgaGTAAAGAATCAAGTGCAAAAGCTTcaagtttcttttcttcaatattcTATTTTGAGTCTAATAGTTTTCGAAACACAACAATTTAACTGAcaaatttgtaattgaaaaaggTATAAGTTTTCATTAGAGGATTATCTATTCTCTgctttcaatcaaatcaacagAATTACGGATGAGCGTTACGTTCGGAAATAATATTCCTTTTCGAGTATTCTTTGTAATCAATCAAAACGTGAAAGTTGAAGCACTACTTCTCGCGCTGCACATTCGTTGATAAAAGTATCCAAATAAAAAGTTTACAATGCATGCTTTCCAGTTCGCTCACTATATTCGTCAATATGTCGACATTTGATGATTAATTATCAGTAGAAAATTAGACGTCGTAAATATGCATTTTTGAACCTCACGCACAACCCGCAATGTATTTCAACAAGGCGCGATTCTGTCATACCTAGCAATAATTTaggaatttatttcacattatttgttcaatttcaccCTATAATTTCTATCCGATTGTATGGAATCtctgattaattttcttcgtGTTCTTCGCTGATTCATTTGATCGTCAAATGTAATAATCATACGATTCTATTTCTTTAACCCGGCGACGTCACAGCTTCAACTTCATTCTCGCATTTCGTTTCGTATACTACGTTAACAGAGATAACCGAAACACAAAAAACCTCGCAAAGTTACTCAAACGTCGGCATAACGGTTGTAAagttttcgtaaaattttgtcACTTCTCGTGTTGTGTGGGTCCACACGTACCGAAATCGGCTGACGATGACCCGTATCCTCGCAATATTTTCACGAAGGTAATTTTAACAAGAGTTCTCAACTTACGTCGATGCCACTTCATTTCGACGATGATTTACGATAGACAGCTCGCATTTTCATACGATATCACCGATTAAGTATTCCCTGAGTTCTCACTTGTACCGACGCTTGGCGCCCATTACTTACGACATGCACCGGTATCCATTAGCTCACGTCAAGTCTATTTGACAATTGGAACAGACTAATCCATCGGTGGCTCCTCACCAACCaaagaagaatttgaaatcCACAGAAAGTTCGACAGAAAGAAGAACTTACGAAGATGTACTTGTCGCTAGAGACGACGATTCgcttaataaaaatattgtcaagaCCAATGTTCGGTTGGCCGTTGCCTCTTGGCACTGAGCGTATCATCACCCTGAAACGTCAGATTTGGAGGGTCTTATCGACGGctcatataataattatagttcTAGCACtgatattcaatatttaccGCAACAGAGAGGACCGCTTCAACATGTTCTCATGCATGACAGAGTCGACAGCATTCCTTGCTACGATGGCATTTATCTTCATCTGTCATATCGACGAAGAACGCCTTCGAGTTGAGTATAAACGGCTCTTCATTGCCCTATTAATCTGTGGTCAAAGAAAATGAGTTACAGGCCGATGTTTAATTTTCTGACAGTGAACGTGCATGATAAATTCCACGCGGAGGGAAATTCCGTCTCACAGTTATGGTCGATGCAAATTATAACAACTTTTAAATCTTTCGCTGTACGTAGTACAAACTGACTGGATATTTTTACTGCAGCAATTTATGTGACTGATGTGACTTTACGGTATTTTGTCCATTCTGCCTTAGAGGGTCTCGGGATTTCGAGCTTTCGAACCTTTGTTCGGTCGCTACTGATAAATTCGGATTCGCCAACTTTCGAAAAAGGCCCGATTCTGACATTTGAAAAGTCGACTTTTTGATGGTTAGATATTTTCGcaactcaatatttttccCTTCGTGATATTGCCCATTCTCGaatcgtgataaaaaaaaacaaatctgtCGGTATAAGTTTAATCGTAGGTACATTTTTCCGTTctcaacttttatttttctacaagtcACCTTCTCGTATTTATGGTCTTCATAGAATTTTGACTATCGTTAGTTTAACTTTCGGGGTTTCGTCCCGTCGACTCTTTGGACTTTCGCATTTCTGTACACCACCCATCACCAAGTACTTGGAAACATTTGGGTCTTTGCAAAGATAGTCGCCACATATTCGGTGAATTTCCATCCTGCCTGTCTTTTTTATGCCCAAGCAGTCTCCGAATTTCTCAACTTACGATACGCAGAAGTGTCCACGTCTTATAGACACGTCAAAGTTGCACAAACTGATTGTCGGTTCTGTAATTCATGTTCTGAAAATAGCCGTTGCGTCGGATGAAAACTGTGCAAGTTTGGTACGGATGCATAATGTTTCAGATGATTCGATGGAATTTTCCAATCTACTTGTCGCAATATCAGTGAAGTGTCTCACATGACGAATACATGAAACTACtcataattcaattatttgcaGACTCGCGCACTGAGTGATTGTACGCACAAATTACCTATTATAATGCCGTGTTAAATTATTTACGAAAATACGGGGCTTATGGAAAATTACTGGTTGAAAACTGTACGCATATTTCCCAAACTTGCCGTCAAAAGTCGCATTTTACATTCTTTGTCACGGTAACAAAACagtgttttcatttcaaaaactttttaccAGGCATTGATAACCGAAATGACGACGTTCGTGAGAAATGCTACGGATCAAGAATTAGCTGTGATTCGGTTCTACATGAGAAAGTGTTCATTACTCCATACAATGGTTATCATAATCGTCGGTCTCGGTATGTGTATGTACTTTTTGTCACCCATTGTACTACCTCAGCCCTTACCGCTCAAGACCGCATACCCGTTTTCAACGGAGCCATTTTGGATTTGGGCTCTTCTGTACGGCACACATGTTCTCACTATTCTCCAAGTTGCATCCGCATTGTGTATGAGCCTGATCTTCGTTGTTTTAACCTGGTTCGCCGCTGCCAGATTTGATATCCTGAACACGGAAATCGAAAGGGCAAGCAACCTGAATGAAGTCAACAGATGTGTTCGACATCACCAAGAATCGCTAAAGTATGATTAATTCGTGTTCGtgtcaatttcaattttttcatgcaccTTTCACAAGAATAAATGGGGCATTCCATACCATTCCGACCTGGGCCTGACCCTTGAGCTCTCGAATTGGTCTCGTGATTATTCACGTGATTGTTCTCACGTTGAAAAGCGttcagttttcaaaaaatattttttcgactCGACTggaattttctacaattttttagaaCGATTTTATTCATCGACGCAATTTGACGATCTAACAAAATTCCAATAGATCGAGTgtcgtgtataataaaatttcaccatcGCCTATTTTCCATGTTCGAATTTTCGGGAAAAACAACATTTGTAACAACAAATGCATCAATTGTCCTCTTGTGCCAAGGTACTTGACTAATACGACTCGGGCAAATGGAACATTGCGAAATATGGTCGTTTGGAAGCATCCTCTTTTCTTTTGccctctgaaatatttttggcagGTGCATGAAACCTCGAGAAACATTCATTCGTgagtttgataattttttcgtaaaaaataaaaaagtcgCAGATCTCCAGCATTTACATTCCAAGGCCGATTAGCTTTCCCTGAATTTTGCAGTAGAGCATCAATGTACGCCCTAACATGAAAAGCCTGTTTTCCAACATTTCCCTGCTTCGCAGTTTTATTTTCTGCGGGGAAATACACAGTTTAGTTTTTGCGAAACAAACGTTCAGCTTGTCTTTTCGGTTTAGTCGTATAGCAGGTGAAATGAGGAATCATGGGCAATTCAAATGATCCATGTcgcgttgaaagaaaaatgttgtcAACTCTTTTGTTACTACGCCACCAGCttgaaaatgttgatattTCCTAGAAAATTAAATGGGTTTAGTTAACGTTTTTACAATTTCCAGGTTTGCGAGCAGACTGTCGGAGACTGTGGGTCGTACAGCTTTAGCGGTGGCCGCATCGAACTTCGCTGCAGTTATGTTTGGAGGAGTCGTGATCACTTTCGTAAGATTGATTTGTAACGGATAAAAGTAATATGGTTCGAAACGTTGGGTGCCTATTATCCGTGCAATcagtcaaaatttttcaattttattttgcatttcATGTCAATACAGAGGCAATTCTACTCACTTGATTTCGTCAAGGTGGTGGTCATCGAGATGGTATCCGTGGTCCATCTTTTTTTGTACGCCTGGCCAGCGGACTACATGGCTCAGTTGGTAAATGACTTCAGATTTGCTTGTCGAGTTTTTCTAATCACGTCTGGCAAGACTTCAGTTTTGTAATGCTCGTGATTTTCGAACTGACCGAAATCGTACGTCAGCAATCGTTATAAATGAAATGATTGAAGCTCAACAGTAGATTGTCCATAGCGGAGGCAAAGAAGGTCTTTTTACGCCGAGGGTAAGTTTGCGATGTGAGTCTCAGACGAGCGTCTGCGCCTGTTGAacacaaattttcaagaaagACTATTCTGCGTTACCTACGTCGACAACTAGGCTACTTTGTAGTTTTCATGACCACCAGTGCTTGAAAGTCAACTATCAAGTAGTGACGCTTATTAAAAGTACCAGTGTTCTTGTTTTTGAGAGAAGGTGGCACGGAAAATAGGATTTGTAGCGTGAGCGCATACGGCGTGTCACATGAATGTATCTCCGGTGAGAAATATGTAGAATTGAAGTCCGATCTCCATCGAAACGTTGGTGATTAACATGATTAAATGGTGTTGAACTTTCAACATCCACAGAAGGTGGCCGAATAAAACGCAGAGGATTCATATGATCGTACGCCGTTTAATACTGCAGCTTAACAAATGCAGGTTAACGTTTTGGTACGCACATGGCAAACATTTTGCTCGGCATCTTTGGTGCTTGGCGAAGTAGGAGTAAACGAAAAATGTCTCACCCTTCGTTTCGAGAAGTTTCGCGAGCACAAACTTTcacgaaaatttaataaaatatcctCACCTTCTCTCCAGGGTTAATGTTATTAGGCTCTAAGTGAGCGTGAAGGTGTCGAATGACTGTATTAAAGCCCGGATCAATTTTTGATCATTCCTTTGCAATATGACACGAAATGTTCTCGTTCAAAAGCTATATTTGCGAAGGCAAGAAGTTGTCACGGTACCGGAAGTTTGCTCGTTGCAAAGTCATTAGAGTTGAGTATAATGTTGGATGTGTACAAATATATCGTCAGTCATTCAACAATAGTGTCCACAGTCAGGGTCAACATGAAAATATCAGAGAATTTGACATTGGTCATGGATATCATGAAAATGTCAGAAACTTATGTCAACGGTGAGgcattttttcgattttattccgAAGGATGAAAGCTTGTATCAATATCCGACGCGATAGCCTCCACCGTTGATACATTTACGGTGATTTGACCAATGAACGTGAACATACATGTGAGTCGTTACACATCGGAGAACGTACCGGATTACCAGTATTTGGTTATTGAGCATTAGGTAGCGCGAATACGAAGCGAGTAATCAGCACAAGGATACAGGAATCACGCGGAACAACCTTggtaatattcatttaaacTCTAAACTGGCGCTGATGCTCAGCAGAATTGTGAAGTCTGGTGATCCCCGGATTGCGATCGAAAAATCCAATTGCAAAGTTCTTCGAAGGAAACCAATTCGCAATATTGGATGAAATACTTGTACACGTGTGAACTGAAAAATTCCAACGATCAGCCAATTGCACAACTTGGCCAATTGTGCTCTGCGGCAGCACGTTTGGCACGTATGTAGCAATGACGATAATAATGGTAACAATAACGACAACGAAAATGATCGTGATAATGATAGTGATAATAAACAGGATAGCTCACCTTCGGTCATTTTATCGGGGCATGACCACCTTGGATACTTATGGAATatcttgtttcaatttttcttcattcaacATTATAATCGatgattaatttcaatttccccCGAAGAGTCAACGAGTATCGGAATCCGTTTTACATGGCCAGTGGCTAGGCAAATCGCCTAAGATGCAACGCTCGGTATTGATTATGATGCAAAGGGCCAATGATCCAGTCATAATCAAAGTCGACGGCCTGCTTCCTGCCTTGAACCTGGAAACGTTTGGAGTTGTACGTACATGACGAGCCTGTGGTATAATTTTAACTTTTTCACAAACTAGCTCAACCTTCTGATATTCATTCTTTATTCCAGGGGTTATCAACCGCTTTCTCGTATATCGCAACGCTTCTCGCTATTTTCGGCGAGTGAATACGGAAGCAGATAATCCGCAGGATCGCAACGATTTTGTTGCATCACGACACGTACCCAATTTTCTGTATATCCGCTGGTCTAGTAATTCAAACCCAGCAGTCGGgcatcaaaaatttcattcgtctGTGATtctccgatttcatttcacatGACGAGGTGATCATACCCACCTAGTCTGAGGTATAAGAGGAAAAGCAGacggttcaaatttttcattcgtcttCGAATTGCTTGGTGAAAATTTGGAGAATAGTCGGTGTATTGTAACgatacttttcaataaaacatAACAGGAACGTGAAATATCGAATGTAACTTGGTCTCACGTGATTACAGTAGTTGGTACGCATCAACCTTATGAAGAATGAATAACTGTAACAATCATAAATGGTGCCAGGTGTGGCAAAAAACGTCCGTACATTTTGAATGTATCGCCAAAAATGGATGTTCTTTCATGTTTCGCCAATTCGCGAGCATCGATATCATTTCGTGAACATAAGATCATAATATATGAGAAGCTACCAAAGACGAATCGGTGATCAACAACAATAGATTTTCTCACCAAAggttctgaaaaaaatacaatcacATGTTTATATATAAATCATTCTGCGTATTAACaaacaagaaagaatttttttatcaaacgtTCCCGGAATGACGGTATCTCATGACATGTTCTCCATAAAGAGCTCTCAACCCCTTGTGCCACGAATTACGAagaagatgaaataaaaatgttacattTACTCAAATAATTTGACAGTTTGCACTCAAtctagaaaacaaaaaagaaaaataccttGCGATACacgaaaaaatatgtaattagTATTCAAAGTTGGTTTTGAACAAAATCTTTCAatatactgaaaaaatattacaaacaaaCATGGTTTCGTATGTAATAAAGGGTTAACTAACGTAATTCTAAATTCTAAGCATGTTTCTCTTTAATGTTATAGACGTATCAACCCATCTAGCAACGATCCAAGCCAGTTTGCAAGAAGATTGCTTCAAAAGATATTTCCATCCGTGAATTCCAAGTCGGAATTTGCGTCCTTCGTGATTTTCTGCTATATGTCCggttcaaataataataaccataAAACCAGGACGATATTTCTATTGGAGCATGACTCACATTCGGTGCAACCCGACAGATTATTGAAGAAACTCGACAGCGTGAAATATACCGAAATTAGTTACACATCACGTACGAACATCAATTGGCCGATCACTGGTAAAAACGTTatgctgtcgaaattttcatcggGTCGCAAATTTGATGTGTTATTAGGCGTACATATAAGGATAGGAAAATCGGTCAATCTTCCTTCTTTTACGCCTTTCCAATTACCAGAAACTTGAAGATATAATCGTCACCGCAGGCGACTTACACTTATGTGGAAGGTGTGGAGATCTCCGAACTCGAAATGCCTGGAGTGTGAAATTCCACACTCGAAAATTCTCCTGACTAACATTGAATTTCACAGGTATGATCATAACAATTTTCTGTTTGCTTTTCCTGCTTGATTAGATGTATAAAAAAGCGATAGACGATGCAAAAGATCTAGATTTGCAGGAACCCAAATTACCGCGCGTCCGTAGAGCCCCAAAACGTTTGGAGAAAGCTCAAGTGCACGTGTTTAAGACACCTGAATAATacaaccgaaaaattttctacgagATTCTTGACCAAGTCATTACTTCGTTGCAATTTAGATATCGTTCAGAAACAATGCGATTTTTGAATACTTGCGAAGACTTTGTCACTGCCAGAACAAAGAATGTAGCAGAAGTTGTTGAATTTTACAAAGACGATTTTGATGGAGACATGCCGCAACGCCATCGCGAAATGTTTCTCGACTTAATTgaaactcgaaatttgaaagtcCGTAATTTGAAAGATGTCGTCACATTTTTTAAAGAACATAAATCTGCAGCCGACATTCTTAcgtgattttcgaaattcattaGAATTCCGCTAACAATTCCTGCATCATCTTGCACTGCGGAGAGGTCCTTTTCCGCTCTCCGTCGACTAAAAACGTATCTCAGGTCAACCATGCTGCAGTACCGTTTGAACAGCGTTGCGATTCTCCATATACATGGAGAAATCGCAGGAAATCTGAGCATCCATAAAATGATTGATgaatttatattgaaaaac
It encodes the following:
- the LOC124302790 gene encoding odorant receptor 46a-like, with product MSLIFVVLTWFAAARFDILNTEIERASNLNEVNRCVRHHQESLKFASRLSETVGRTALAVAASNFAAVMFGGVVITFRQFYSLDFVKVVVIEMVSVVHLFLYAWPADYMAQLSQRVSESVLHGQWLGKSPKMQRSVLIMMQRANDPVIIKVDGLLPALNLETFGVGLSTSFSYIATLLAIFDE